One genomic window of Salmo salar chromosome ssa12, Ssal_v3.1, whole genome shotgun sequence includes the following:
- the LOC106565402 gene encoding acyl-coenzyme A thioesterase 1 isoform X1, whose amino-acid sequence MLRAHTCVTVLCRLSDKFVLQWVNIYRKIACVQPAVGQVRWKTCRPAPFLTAKPNRALIDEPITLEGRHLPPHSPITVCARMHNEDGDLWEAFSHYNTDGRGVVNLTRDESVGGSYVGCEPMGLFWALQPAPGEREGLRLRKKNVETPYSVQLSLLEGHIPVPSSHGSNKEQRQRGGQELAAVTVERWYMAPGVRRIEIRQNRVVGTLFLPPGPGPFPAMVDLWGMGGGLIEYRSALFASRGFASLSLAYFGHKDIPGPLNTINVGDAYFKTAFQFLQDHPQVCGDRVGIMGLSFGVYLALRIATQIDVNPRCVIGVNGPIGNINKLSDSDGMTKSFEGDQKHWSYDEEGYVSFREVSMPNNIPHENKANVENLCCPLLYIVGEDDLSCAAIENADEIEKKIKDAGKSHLFTRLSYPGAGHLIEPPYTPNARASMWTTQPKKLITLWGGHLVPHAAAQEDAWKRTLEFMERHLRGKEYK is encoded by the exons GCCAAGTGAGATGGAAGACGTGTAGACCAGCTCCCTTTTTGACAGCCAAGCCCAACCGCGCCCTCATAGATGAGCCGATTACCCTAGAGGGACGTCACCTCCCCCCTCACTCACCTATTACGGTGTGTGCCCGCATGCATAACGAGGACGGTGACCTGTGGGAAGCGTTTTCTCACTACAACACAGATGGGAGGGGTGTCGTCAACT TGACCAGGGATGAGTCTGTAGGGGGCTCCTATGTGGGCTGTGAGCCCATGGGACTATTCTGGGCCCTGCAGCctgcacctggagagagagagggtctgag GCTGCGGAAGAAAAACGTTGAGACTCCGTACTCTGTACAGTTGTCCTTATTAGAGGGTCACATTCCGGTTCCATCCAGTCATGGTTCCAACAAGGAGCAgcgacagagagggggacaggagcTGGCTGCAGTGACTGTGGAACGCTGGTACATGGCACCAGGGGTCCGGAGAATAGAGATCCGGCAGAACAGAGTAGTGGGGACCTTGTTCTTACCCCCag GTCCAGGTCCATTCCCAGCCATGGTGGACCTGTGGGGTATGGGCGGGGGGCTGATAGAGTACCGCTCAGCCTTGTTTGCTTCCCGAGGCTTTGCCAGTCTCTCCCTGGCCTACTTTGGCCATAAAGACATCCCTGGTCCACTCAACACTATCAATGTGGGAGATGCCTACTTCAAG ACTGCGTTCCAGTTTCTCCAGGACCACCCCCAGGTGTGTGGGGACAGGGTGGGGATCATGGGCCTCTCGTTCGGGGTCTACCTGGCTCTGCGAATCGCCACTCAGATTGATGTCAAT CCCAGGTGTGTGATCGGAGTCAATGGTCCAATAGGAAATATCAACAAACTCTCGGACAGCGACGGCATGACAAAAAGCTTTGAAGG GGATCAGAAGCACTGGAGTTACGATGAAGAGGGCTACGTCAGTTTCAGAGAAGTGTCCATGCCCAACAACATTCCACATGAGAACAAAGCAAAT GTTGAAAACCTGTGCTGCCCCCTACTGTACATTGTGGGTGAAGACGACTTGAGCTGTGCAGCTATTGAGAACGCAGATGAG ATTGAGAAGAAGATTAAAGATGCTGGTAAATCCCACCTGTTCACCCGCCTGTCATACCCCGGTGCTGGTCACCTGATTGAGCCGCCATACACCCCCAACGCCCGAGCCTCCATGTGGACCACACAACCCAAGAAAC TGATCACTCTCTGGGGAGGGCACCTGGTACCCCATGCTGCCGCCCAAGAGGACGCCTGGAAGAGGACCCTGGAATTTATGGAACGCCATCTAAGGGGAAAGGAATACAAATAG
- the LOC106565402 gene encoding acyl-coenzyme A thioesterase 1 isoform X2, with protein sequence MKVSSDQHCEKILGQVRWKTCRPAPFLTAKPNRALIDEPITLEGRHLPPHSPITVCARMHNEDGDLWEAFSHYNTDGRGVVNLTRDESVGGSYVGCEPMGLFWALQPAPGEREGLRLRKKNVETPYSVQLSLLEGHIPVPSSHGSNKEQRQRGGQELAAVTVERWYMAPGVRRIEIRQNRVVGTLFLPPGPGPFPAMVDLWGMGGGLIEYRSALFASRGFASLSLAYFGHKDIPGPLNTINVGDAYFKTAFQFLQDHPQVCGDRVGIMGLSFGVYLALRIATQIDVNPRCVIGVNGPIGNINKLSDSDGMTKSFEGDQKHWSYDEEGYVSFREVSMPNNIPHENKANVENLCCPLLYIVGEDDLSCAAIENADEIEKKIKDAGKSHLFTRLSYPGAGHLIEPPYTPNARASMWTTQPKKLITLWGGHLVPHAAAQEDAWKRTLEFMERHLRGKEYK encoded by the exons GCCAAGTGAGATGGAAGACGTGTAGACCAGCTCCCTTTTTGACAGCCAAGCCCAACCGCGCCCTCATAGATGAGCCGATTACCCTAGAGGGACGTCACCTCCCCCCTCACTCACCTATTACGGTGTGTGCCCGCATGCATAACGAGGACGGTGACCTGTGGGAAGCGTTTTCTCACTACAACACAGATGGGAGGGGTGTCGTCAACT TGACCAGGGATGAGTCTGTAGGGGGCTCCTATGTGGGCTGTGAGCCCATGGGACTATTCTGGGCCCTGCAGCctgcacctggagagagagagggtctgag GCTGCGGAAGAAAAACGTTGAGACTCCGTACTCTGTACAGTTGTCCTTATTAGAGGGTCACATTCCGGTTCCATCCAGTCATGGTTCCAACAAGGAGCAgcgacagagagggggacaggagcTGGCTGCAGTGACTGTGGAACGCTGGTACATGGCACCAGGGGTCCGGAGAATAGAGATCCGGCAGAACAGAGTAGTGGGGACCTTGTTCTTACCCCCag GTCCAGGTCCATTCCCAGCCATGGTGGACCTGTGGGGTATGGGCGGGGGGCTGATAGAGTACCGCTCAGCCTTGTTTGCTTCCCGAGGCTTTGCCAGTCTCTCCCTGGCCTACTTTGGCCATAAAGACATCCCTGGTCCACTCAACACTATCAATGTGGGAGATGCCTACTTCAAG ACTGCGTTCCAGTTTCTCCAGGACCACCCCCAGGTGTGTGGGGACAGGGTGGGGATCATGGGCCTCTCGTTCGGGGTCTACCTGGCTCTGCGAATCGCCACTCAGATTGATGTCAAT CCCAGGTGTGTGATCGGAGTCAATGGTCCAATAGGAAATATCAACAAACTCTCGGACAGCGACGGCATGACAAAAAGCTTTGAAGG GGATCAGAAGCACTGGAGTTACGATGAAGAGGGCTACGTCAGTTTCAGAGAAGTGTCCATGCCCAACAACATTCCACATGAGAACAAAGCAAAT GTTGAAAACCTGTGCTGCCCCCTACTGTACATTGTGGGTGAAGACGACTTGAGCTGTGCAGCTATTGAGAACGCAGATGAG ATTGAGAAGAAGATTAAAGATGCTGGTAAATCCCACCTGTTCACCCGCCTGTCATACCCCGGTGCTGGTCACCTGATTGAGCCGCCATACACCCCCAACGCCCGAGCCTCCATGTGGACCACACAACCCAAGAAAC TGATCACTCTCTGGGGAGGGCACCTGGTACCCCATGCTGCCGCCCAAGAGGACGCCTGGAAGAGGACCCTGGAATTTATGGAACGCCATCTAAGGGGAAAGGAATACAAATAG
- the LOC106565402 gene encoding acyl-coenzyme A thioesterase 1 isoform X3 — protein sequence MHNEDGDLWEAFSHYNTDGRGVVNLTRDESVGGSYVGCEPMGLFWALQPAPGEREGLRLRKKNVETPYSVQLSLLEGHIPVPSSHGSNKEQRQRGGQELAAVTVERWYMAPGVRRIEIRQNRVVGTLFLPPGPGPFPAMVDLWGMGGGLIEYRSALFASRGFASLSLAYFGHKDIPGPLNTINVGDAYFKTAFQFLQDHPQVCGDRVGIMGLSFGVYLALRIATQIDVNPRCVIGVNGPIGNINKLSDSDGMTKSFEGDQKHWSYDEEGYVSFREVSMPNNIPHENKANVENLCCPLLYIVGEDDLSCAAIENADEIEKKIKDAGKSHLFTRLSYPGAGHLIEPPYTPNARASMWTTQPKKLITLWGGHLVPHAAAQEDAWKRTLEFMERHLRGKEYK from the exons ATGCATAACGAGGACGGTGACCTGTGGGAAGCGTTTTCTCACTACAACACAGATGGGAGGGGTGTCGTCAACT TGACCAGGGATGAGTCTGTAGGGGGCTCCTATGTGGGCTGTGAGCCCATGGGACTATTCTGGGCCCTGCAGCctgcacctggagagagagagggtctgag GCTGCGGAAGAAAAACGTTGAGACTCCGTACTCTGTACAGTTGTCCTTATTAGAGGGTCACATTCCGGTTCCATCCAGTCATGGTTCCAACAAGGAGCAgcgacagagagggggacaggagcTGGCTGCAGTGACTGTGGAACGCTGGTACATGGCACCAGGGGTCCGGAGAATAGAGATCCGGCAGAACAGAGTAGTGGGGACCTTGTTCTTACCCCCag GTCCAGGTCCATTCCCAGCCATGGTGGACCTGTGGGGTATGGGCGGGGGGCTGATAGAGTACCGCTCAGCCTTGTTTGCTTCCCGAGGCTTTGCCAGTCTCTCCCTGGCCTACTTTGGCCATAAAGACATCCCTGGTCCACTCAACACTATCAATGTGGGAGATGCCTACTTCAAG ACTGCGTTCCAGTTTCTCCAGGACCACCCCCAGGTGTGTGGGGACAGGGTGGGGATCATGGGCCTCTCGTTCGGGGTCTACCTGGCTCTGCGAATCGCCACTCAGATTGATGTCAAT CCCAGGTGTGTGATCGGAGTCAATGGTCCAATAGGAAATATCAACAAACTCTCGGACAGCGACGGCATGACAAAAAGCTTTGAAGG GGATCAGAAGCACTGGAGTTACGATGAAGAGGGCTACGTCAGTTTCAGAGAAGTGTCCATGCCCAACAACATTCCACATGAGAACAAAGCAAAT GTTGAAAACCTGTGCTGCCCCCTACTGTACATTGTGGGTGAAGACGACTTGAGCTGTGCAGCTATTGAGAACGCAGATGAG ATTGAGAAGAAGATTAAAGATGCTGGTAAATCCCACCTGTTCACCCGCCTGTCATACCCCGGTGCTGGTCACCTGATTGAGCCGCCATACACCCCCAACGCCCGAGCCTCCATGTGGACCACACAACCCAAGAAAC TGATCACTCTCTGGGGAGGGCACCTGGTACCCCATGCTGCCGCCCAAGAGGACGCCTGGAAGAGGACCCTGGAATTTATGGAACGCCATCTAAGGGGAAAGGAATACAAATAG
- the LOC106565404 gene encoding protein S100-B yields MSELESAMIAIIHVFHKYSGFKCKLKKAELKDLINNEMSHFIINIQKKETLDELFADLDQNGDLEIDFQEFIALIAMMTSTCHDLFSTDHHH; encoded by the exons ATGTCAGAGCTAGAGAGTGCCATGATCGCCATCATCCATGTGTTCCATAAATACTCGGGCTTTAAGTGCAAGCTGAAGAAGGCAGAGCTCAAAGATCTTATCAATAATGAGATGAGTCACTTCATAATT AATATCCAAAAGAAAGAGACTCTGGATGAGCTGTTTGCAGACCTGGACCAGAACGGAGACCTGGAGATCGACTTCCAAGAGTTTATCGCTCTGATCGCCATGATGACGTCAACGTGCCATGATCTCTTCAGCACGGATCACCACCATTAG
- the inpp gene encoding Inositol polyphosphate 1-phosphatase — translation MADLLKLLLRVAEKAANVARVCRKEAPLFQLLVQEKTGVDKNKKFVQDFKTLADVVIQEMIRHDVGAQFPEMIDHIHGEESNKFENGLGESVIVTVCGTEKETAALLATVLDGDQTAATLLAHAIHQDAKLTLTDTGTDDLHIPLSPSDLGIWIDPIDATSQYIEGREEAAAEGRLCPSGLQCALVLIGVYLRATGEPVMGVINQPFNHKDPTGWKGKHFWGVSCGNIKACSVLRPKDRPAETTAAGGPGLSVVMSSSEKQTVKEALAPLCGPDRLMYASGAGYKILCVILGLADVYVLSEGSTFKWDSCGPHALLRALGGGMVDLKECLHSSGSSHCQGGHQDQGELTYHQPHTESTGADHWANQGGLVAYLNCQILHRVIGELKGKF, via the exons ATGGCTGATCTGCTGAAGCTGCTGCTGCGTGTGGCAGAGAAGGCGGCCAATGTGGCCCGCGTGTGCAGGAAAGAAGCCCCTCTCTTCCAGCTGCTGGTCCAGGAGAAGACTGGAGTGGATAAGAACAAGAAGTTTGTCCAGGACTTCAAGACGCTGGCTGATGTTGTGATCCAAGAGATGATCCGCCATGATGTTGGAGCTCAG TTTCCTGAAATGATTGACCATATACATGGAGAGGAGTCTAACAAGTTTGAGAATGGACTAG GGGAGAGTGTGATAGTCACAGTGTGTGGGACGGAGAAGGAGACCGCAGCCCTGCTGGCCACAGTGCTGGATGGGGACCAGACGGCGGCGACTCTCCTGGCGCATGCCATTCACCAGGACGCTAAGCTCACACTCACTGACACGGGGACAGACGACCTCCACATACCCCTCAGCCCCTCTGACCTGGGCATCTGGATCGACCCCATCG ATGCCACCAGCCAATACATTGAAGGTCGTGAGGAGGCGGCGGCGGAGGGGCGTCTCTGTCCGTCAGGTCTGCAGTGTGCCCTGGTCCTGATCGGGGTTTACCTCCGCGCTACTGGGGAACCCGTCATGGGGGTCATCAACCAGCccttcaaccacaaagacccaaCAGG CTGGAAGGGGAAGCATTTCTGGGGTGTGTCATGTGGGAACATCAAAGCCTGCTCAGTGCTCAGACCTAAAGACAGACCTGCAGAGACGACAGCAGCGGGAGGACCAGGGCTCTCAGTGGTGATGAGCTCCAGTGAGAAGCAGACAGTGAAAGAGGCTTTGGCCCCTCTGTGCGGGCCTGACAGGCTGATGTATGCCTCGGGGGCCGGATACAAGATCCTGTGTGTGATCCTGGGCCTGGCTGACGTCTACGTCCTCTCAGAGGGCAGCACCTTCAAGTGGGACTCCTGCGGCCCCCATGCCCTGCTCCGTGCACTGGGTGGGGGGATGGTGGACCTTAAagagtgcctccactcctctggcTCCAGCCACTGTCAGGGGGGGCACCAGGACCAGGGGGAACTGACCTACCACCAACCCCACACAGAGAGCACTGGAGCAGACCACTGGGCCAACCAGGGGGGCCTGGTGGCCTATCTCAACTGTCAAATTCTCCATAGGGTTATTGGGGAACTGAAGGGCAAGTTTtaa
- the LOC106565401 gene encoding dnaJ homolog subfamily C member 14, with protein sequence MEKGVAESEMEEETWTVEAAEESPEELPSGVPTLLSSTSMPDQWEVRGDEESHQPVPKEDMTDYLKATPQDIPTPINQDSGEAEYCGIAEAKEDEVSLKQEGAEHVVREGNEETEGGDEDENGGGGRNEVGREPGMNGESGWKSSGAGGRKGRFRNSGGGVMAASEQNTQATSSSYLPKGSLSSGGGRHKQARRRNHHHHQGRGRRQTGTQLTLAFRELLSESLSPWCISCIHMVVELIVSVTHRCGVAVEAAGVALYDLGSQLLNKVTDVPGMKADARRVLERVSCAGTVLVDKSIRSMEWVWQASLTCFGLLCAVVLLGSQWARFTLVRLGGERGQRWWTAVQDSKVWRRVASLVQRISGWFRRRRGTTTQVPPFTPDSPGGAVRYQPGQELERLLALAQVPEEELDPFIVLGVEAHATEAELKRAYRQLAVQIHPDKNKHPRAGEAFKVLRAAWDIVSNPETRREYELKRMAQTELSKSMNEFLTKLQDDLKEAMNTMMCTKCEGKHRRFEMDREPAEARFCAECNRRHSAEEGDLWAESSLLGLRITYFACMDGKVYDITEWAGCQRIGISPDTHRVPYHISFGSKNNSSSTQRHRTPAGPEHPPPGPTNSADLQDFFNRIFQGGPPPDMAANGGFFPSGPPPHQPSGAGPGPSGPFSPPPPQTGFFMPPGGSRPEPSETWADSGGKPPPRRRRKVRKPFQR encoded by the exons ATGGAGAAAGGGGTGGCTGAGAgcgagatggaggaagagacatGGACTGTAGAGGCAGCTGAGGAGAGCCCTGAAGAGCTGCCCTCAGGTGTTCCTACCCTCTTGTCTTCCACCTCCATGCCTGACCAGTGGGAAGTCAGAGGAGATGAGGAAAGTCATCAACCAGTTCCCAAAGAGGACATGACAGACTATCTCAAAGCTACCCCTCAGGATATCCCAACTCCAATCAACCAGGACTCAGGAGAAGCAGAGTATTGTGGGATTGCAGAGGCCAAAGAGGATGAAGTCTCTCTGAAACAGGAAGGGGCGGAGCATGTGGTCAGAGAAGGAAATGAGGAGACTGAGGGTGGAGATGAAGACGAGAATGGAGGAGGAGGCCGAAACGAAGTCGGGAGGGAGCCTGGCATGAACGGGGAGTCGGGATGGAAGAGCTCAGGGGCCGGAGGGAGGAAAGGCCGGTTCCGGAACAGCGGAGGAGGAGTGATGGCAGCCTCCGAGCAGAATACCcaggctacatcatcatcctaCCTCCCTAAAGGGTCCCTGTCATCGGGCGGTGGGAGGCACAAGCAGGCCCGGAGgcgcaaccaccaccaccatcagggcCGGGGCCGGCGGCAGACAGGCACCCAGCTTACCTTGGCCTTCAGGGAGCTGCTGTCAGAGTCGCTCAGTCCCTGGTGCATCTCCTGTATCCACATGGTGGTGGAGCTCATTGTCTCTGTGACCCACCGCTGCGGGGTGGCCGTGGAAGCCGCAGGGGTAGCCCTCTATGACCTCGGCTCACAGCTACTCAACAAGGTCACAGACGTGCCGGGGATGAAGGCGGACGCCCGGCGTGTGCTGGAGAGGGTGAGTTGCGCTGGAACGGTCCTGGTGGATAAGAGTATCCGGTCGATGGAGTGGGTCTGGCAGGCCTCCCTGACCTGCTTCGGACTCCTCTGTGCTGTGGTGCTACTGGGTTCCCAGTGGGCCCGGTTCACGCTCGTCCGGCTGGGTGGGGAGAGGGGCCAGCGGTGGTGGACAGCCGTGCAGGACTCCAAGGTCTGGAGGAGGGTGGCCTCGCTGGTGCAGAGGATCAGCGGCTggttcaggaggaggagaggcaccACTACCCAGGTGCCCCCTTTCACCCCAGATTCTCCCGGTGGAGCAGTTAGGTACCAGCCTGGGCAGGAGCTGGAGAGACTGCTGGCGCTGGCTCAGGTCCCTGAAGAGGAGCTGGACCCTTTTATAGTGTTGGGGGTGGAGGCCCACGCAACTGAAGCTGAGCTAAAAAGGGCCTACAGACAGTTGGCTGTTCAG ATCCATCCAGACAAGAACAAGCACCCGCGTGCTGGGGAGGCCTTTAAGGTGCTCAGGGCTGCCTGGGACATCGTCAGTAACCCAGAGACACGGAGGGAATACGAGCT GAAGCGCATGGCGCAGACGGAACTCTCCAAGTCGATGAATGAGTTCCTCACCAAACTGCAGGATGACCTGAAGGAAGCTATGAACACCATGATGTGTACGAAGTGTGAGGGTAAACACAG GAGGTTTGAGATGGACCGGGAGCCTGCTGAGGCACGGTTCTGTGCAGAGTGTAACAGACGCCACAGCGCCGAAGAGGGAGACCTGTGGGCCGAGTCCAGCCTCCTAGGCTTACGCATCACCTACTTCGCCTGCATGGATGGCAAGGTCTACGACATCACAG AGTGGGCCGGGTGCCAGAGGATAGGCATCTCTCCAGACACACACCGCGTGCCCTATCACATCTCCTTCGGCTCCAAGAACAACAGTAGCTCCACGCAGCGCCACAG GACACCTGCAGGCCCAGAGCACCCTCCTCCAGGCCCGACCAACTCCGCTGACCTGCAGGACTTCTTCAACCGCATCTTCCAAGGGGGACCTCCCCCCGACATGGCTGCCAACGGGGGTTTCTTCCCCTCAGGACCGCCCCCCCACCAACCCTCTGGTGCTGGACCGGGACCTAGTGGAcctttctcccctcctccaccacaGACTGGCTTCTTCATGCCTCCTGGAGGGTCCCGGCCGGAGCCCAGTGAGACGTGGGCGGATAGCGGAGGCAAGCCTCCACCCCGCAGGAGGAGAAAGGTCCGCAAGCCCTTCCAGAGGTGA